The following proteins are co-located in the Fluviicola sp. genome:
- a CDS encoding PIG-L family deacetylase yields the protein MIKQFTFVLALFLGHHLIAQTSPELNSAEILLGMKKLNTVGSVLYIAAHPDDENTRLLGYLAKEKNFRTGYLSLTRGDGGQNLIGKEQGEALGLIRTQELLAARRTDGAEQFFTRANDFGFSKNPEETFTIWNKDSILKDVVLAIRRFKPDVIICRFPTTGEGGHGHHTASAILAMEAFDLAADPTKFPEQLKEVEVWKTKRIFWNTFNFGGTNTTSEDQLKLDVGTYNPLLGLSYGEVASNSRSMHKSQGFGSAKQRGESIEYFKFLKGEPAEKDVFEGVNTSWKRLPAAAEIEPLLNTCISNFNPQHPEFSLPALESIYAKLKQLDEKDPDVRYWKKLKLAACQDLILQCAGLWMESTVTDYSAVPGSEISISNQILARNTGNVKLKTLSLIGLTYSTDLQLSKNKLETLDRKQTLPKTNAYSTPYWLAEPHTIGMYTVNNPALIGTPENQAAKSVIYHISIDGMDFDVERGLVFKSTDPVKGEVYHPFEILPPVTINITDQVFVFSAMTPKEISFTVKANQPKVKGTVKVAVPAGWKIEIKNPEVNLEKKGDEQIVKAVLTPEKNGKDGQLHASVLVDGSEYTKSITRIEYDHIPYQFFLTNAEAKIVFLDLKKTKNKIAYIPGAGDNVVACLTQIGYDVTILTDELLAKEDLSVYSSIVTGVRAYNTNDRMPIYYDKLMNYVQQGGNLIVQYNTNNRIAPMETKIGPYPFTISRDRVTDDNAKVEFTDPKHPVLNTPNVITQKDFEGWVQERGIYFATEMDPHYETVFSMQDPNEKPSKGSLIIAKHGKGNFVYTGLVFFRELPAGIPGAYRLFVNLLSLPQNR from the coding sequence ATGATTAAACAATTCACTTTCGTTCTTGCACTTTTTCTCGGACACCATTTAATCGCTCAAACATCTCCGGAGCTCAATTCAGCGGAAATCCTTTTGGGTATGAAAAAACTCAATACCGTTGGTTCCGTGCTTTATATTGCTGCCCATCCGGACGACGAAAATACCCGCTTGCTGGGCTACCTGGCCAAAGAAAAAAACTTCCGTACCGGATATTTGTCTTTAACCCGCGGTGACGGCGGACAAAACCTCATCGGGAAAGAACAGGGAGAAGCCCTGGGATTAATCCGTACACAGGAGCTCCTTGCTGCGCGAAGAACAGACGGAGCAGAACAATTTTTTACTCGCGCCAATGACTTCGGGTTTTCAAAAAATCCGGAAGAAACCTTTACGATCTGGAACAAGGACAGCATTTTAAAAGATGTGGTTCTGGCCATTCGCAGGTTCAAACCCGACGTAATTATCTGCCGCTTCCCCACAACCGGTGAGGGCGGGCACGGACACCACACCGCTTCAGCTATCTTAGCCATGGAGGCATTTGATCTTGCTGCTGATCCGACTAAATTCCCGGAACAACTCAAAGAAGTGGAAGTTTGGAAAACCAAGCGTATTTTCTGGAATACCTTCAATTTCGGAGGAACGAATACGACATCGGAAGATCAGCTGAAACTGGATGTAGGAACTTACAATCCGTTACTGGGCTTGAGCTACGGGGAAGTTGCTTCCAACAGCCGTTCCATGCACAAAAGCCAGGGATTCGGTTCTGCCAAACAGCGCGGAGAAAGCATCGAATACTTTAAATTCCTGAAAGGTGAGCCTGCGGAAAAAGACGTTTTTGAAGGTGTAAATACTTCCTGGAAACGTCTTCCGGCTGCTGCCGAAATCGAACCTTTACTGAATACCTGTATTTCGAATTTTAATCCGCAACACCCGGAATTTTCACTTCCTGCGCTGGAAAGCATTTATGCGAAACTGAAACAACTGGATGAAAAAGACCCGGATGTGCGCTATTGGAAAAAACTGAAACTGGCGGCTTGCCAGGATTTAATTCTTCAATGCGCCGGATTGTGGATGGAGTCAACCGTTACCGATTACAGCGCGGTTCCGGGAAGCGAAATCAGCATCTCAAACCAGATTTTGGCACGCAATACCGGAAATGTAAAATTGAAAACGCTTTCTTTGATCGGACTCACCTATTCGACCGATTTACAATTGAGTAAAAACAAACTGGAAACGCTGGATCGAAAGCAAACACTGCCAAAAACAAACGCTTATTCCACTCCATACTGGCTGGCAGAACCGCATACGATCGGGATGTATACCGTGAATAATCCGGCATTGATCGGAACACCGGAGAACCAGGCCGCAAAAAGCGTTATTTACCACATCAGCATTGACGGAATGGATTTCGATGTAGAACGCGGATTGGTCTTTAAATCTACAGATCCTGTCAAAGGAGAAGTTTATCACCCGTTTGAGATCCTTCCTCCCGTTACCATCAATATTACCGACCAGGTCTTTGTTTTCAGCGCCATGACTCCGAAAGAGATTTCATTTACCGTGAAGGCAAACCAACCGAAAGTAAAAGGTACTGTAAAAGTTGCCGTTCCTGCGGGATGGAAAATCGAGATTAAAAACCCGGAAGTAAACCTGGAGAAAAAAGGCGACGAACAAATCGTGAAAGCAGTGCTTACTCCGGAAAAGAACGGGAAAGACGGACAACTGCACGCTTCTGTTTTAGTCGATGGAAGTGAATACACCAAAAGCATTACACGCATCGAATACGATCACATTCCTTACCAGTTCTTCCTGACTAATGCAGAAGCAAAAATCGTTTTCCTGGATTTGAAAAAAACAAAGAATAAGATCGCTTACATTCCCGGAGCCGGAGATAATGTGGTGGCTTGTCTGACACAGATCGGCTATGATGTGACTATCCTGACGGATGAACTCCTGGCGAAAGAAGATTTGAGCGTTTATTCCAGTATTGTGACCGGAGTTCGTGCTTACAACACCAACGACCGCATGCCGATTTACTACGATAAGCTGATGAATTATGTACAGCAGGGAGGAAACCTGATCGTTCAGTATAATACGAATAACCGCATTGCGCCGATGGAAACGAAAATCGGGCCTTATCCGTTCACCATTTCAAGAGATCGTGTAACAGACGATAATGCCAAAGTGGAATTCACCGATCCGAAACATCCTGTTTTAAATACGCCGAATGTGATTACCCAAAAAGACTTTGAAGGCTGGGTGCAGGAGCGTGGAATTTACTTTGCAACGGAAATGGATCCGCATTATGAAACAGTCTTTTCCATGCAGGACCCGAATGAAAAACCAAGCAAAGGAAGTTTAATTATTGCAAAACACGGAAAAGGAAACTTTGTGTATACCGGGTTGGTATTCTTCAGAGAATTACCGGCAGGAATCCCGGGGGCTTACCGCTTATTTGTGAATTTATTGAGCTTACCGCAAAACAGATAA
- a CDS encoding TspO/MBR family protein — MGLRILLFLLINFAALGIGSLFTNSGVTSDWYQSLNKAPWTPPGWVFGAAWTTIMICFAVYMAFIYDITHDKKTLITLFIIQWVLNVIWNPVFFYFHQTLAGLVIITALTIVVGAFLFRYGAAMKWKSLLVLPYFLWLIIATSLNAYILFRN; from the coding sequence ATGGGACTAAGAATCTTGCTTTTTTTGCTGATCAACTTTGCAGCTTTGGGTATCGGGTCGTTATTCACCAACTCGGGTGTTACTTCAGACTGGTACCAGTCACTGAATAAGGCACCGTGGACTCCACCGGGCTGGGTTTTCGGTGCTGCGTGGACAACCATCATGATCTGTTTTGCGGTTTATATGGCTTTCATTTACGACATTACCCACGATAAGAAAACGCTCATTACTCTTTTTATCATTCAATGGGTGTTGAATGTAATCTGGAACCCGGTGTTCTTTTATTTCCATCAAACGCTGGCCGGATTGGTCATTATTACCGCGCTGACGATCGTCGTGGGGGCCTTTTTATTCCGTTATGGCGCAGCTATGAAATGGAAATCACTCCTGGTTCTGCCGTATTTCCTGTGGCTGATTATAGCGACATCATTAAACGCTTATATTCTCTTTCGGAACTAG
- a CDS encoding MFS transporter codes for MKQEEKISGTRLKSIIGGSIGNLVEWYDWYAYSAFSLYFSGAFFPESNATAQLLNTAGIFAVGFLMRPIGGWMFGGIADRIGRKKAMTLSVLLMSFGSLLIAFTPSYSTIGVLAPVLLLIARLLQGLSVGGEYGVSATYLSEMATENRRGFYSSFQYVTLVGGLLIALGIQLLLQKLILTENQLQTWGWRIPFVIGAILALVALYLRSNLHETEAFEAQQNKPKGTIRVLLQHPKAILLVVGLTMGGTLAFYTYTNYMQKFLVNTVGLSKDVSTLISFVSLLIFVILQPFFGALSDRIGRKPLLIGFGILGTIFTVPLLTALSHTHSAWISFFLLMAGLVIVSGYTSINAIVKAELFPAEIRALGVGLPYALTVAIFGGTAEYIALWFKDAGHEPYFYWYVTGCIAISLIVYLFMKDTKKTSRINDDLE; via the coding sequence GTGAAGCAGGAAGAAAAAATATCCGGAACGCGTTTAAAATCCATTATCGGCGGATCAATAGGAAACCTCGTGGAATGGTACGACTGGTATGCCTATTCGGCATTTTCACTGTATTTCTCCGGCGCTTTTTTCCCGGAATCGAATGCCACCGCTCAATTGCTGAATACTGCCGGTATTTTTGCTGTCGGTTTTCTCATGCGGCCAATCGGCGGATGGATGTTTGGAGGAATTGCGGACCGGATCGGGCGTAAAAAAGCAATGACGCTTTCCGTTCTGCTGATGTCATTCGGGTCTTTGTTGATCGCGTTCACTCCTTCCTATTCTACGATTGGAGTGCTGGCTCCCGTTCTGCTTTTAATAGCGCGTTTGCTTCAAGGACTCAGTGTTGGCGGTGAATACGGTGTTTCAGCCACTTATTTGAGCGAAATGGCTACCGAAAACCGGCGCGGATTCTATTCCAGCTTTCAATACGTTACACTCGTAGGCGGTTTGCTCATTGCTTTGGGAATCCAGTTATTACTGCAAAAACTGATCTTAACCGAAAACCAGCTGCAAACCTGGGGCTGGCGCATTCCTTTTGTAATCGGAGCTATTCTAGCGCTTGTTGCTTTATACCTGCGCAGTAACCTGCATGAAACAGAAGCTTTCGAAGCTCAACAAAATAAACCCAAAGGAACAATCCGTGTTTTACTGCAACACCCGAAAGCCATTTTACTGGTTGTAGGACTAACCATGGGAGGAACGCTTGCTTTCTACACTTACACCAACTATATGCAGAAATTCCTGGTGAATACCGTTGGCCTAAGCAAAGATGTTTCCACACTGATTTCCTTTGTCAGCCTGCTGATTTTTGTCATCTTACAACCGTTTTTCGGAGCTTTGTCCGACCGGATCGGGAGAAAACCTTTACTAATCGGATTCGGAATATTGGGAACGATTTTTACCGTTCCGTTACTGACAGCTTTAAGTCACACGCATTCCGCCTGGATCTCTTTTTTCCTGCTCATGGCAGGATTGGTTATCGTAAGCGGTTATACCAGCATCAACGCAATTGTAAAAGCGGAATTATTTCCCGCAGAAATACGCGCACTGGGAGTCGGATTACCTTATGCGTTAACCGTTGCCATTTTCGGAGGAACCGCAGAATATATTGCCCTTTGGTTCAAAGATGCCGGGCACGAACCCTATTTTTATTGGTACGTTACCGGATGTATTGCCATTTCACTCATCGTGTACCTTTTTATGAAGGATACCAAAAAAACTTCGCGCATCAACGACGATCTTGAATAA
- a CDS encoding helix-turn-helix domain-containing protein: MAKTAREKLLEELTPEQKIKYVQDTLYVISGKWKLPILIAISHKGNNRFREIQRSVTPITTRVLSKELKDLEENKLVIRTVYDSSPVIVDYSVSPYCKSLAPLVEEMILWGKGHRDKIRES, from the coding sequence ATGGCTAAAACGGCGCGGGAAAAATTATTGGAAGAATTGACTCCTGAACAGAAAATCAAGTACGTGCAGGACACCTTATATGTAATCAGCGGAAAATGGAAACTTCCCATTTTAATTGCTATCAGCCACAAGGGAAACAACCGTTTCCGGGAAATTCAACGAAGCGTAACTCCTATTACTACACGGGTTCTATCCAAAGAACTAAAAGACCTCGAAGAAAATAAACTGGTGATTCGCACCGTATACGATTCCAGTCCTGTCATTGTGGACTATTCTGTTTCCCCCTATTGCAAGAGCCTTGCTCCATTGGTGGAAGAAATGATTTTATGGGGAAAAGGCCACCGCGACAAAATCCGTGAAAGCTAA
- a CDS encoding SDR family oxidoreductase has product MKDKIVLITGATGGIGKAAAMELAKKQFTVIIHGRNKAKTQQVCEEIRMITGNSKVDYLVADLFLIAETKQLIREFKEKYERLDVLINNAGGLMSNERENTAEGIEKTIAVNLFAPFLLMNGLSNLLKASPEARIINVSSNSHKLNAKPDFTDLQLVNGYNPLRSYGNSKLFLIWISQYLAKELKEQGIGHVTVNTLHPGAVATGFGTNSNLGPFMNTLAKWMRPFFRTPEKGADTIVYLATSEEAQKVSGKYFVNRKQARVTEKYYTTANEKLVWDYCEKEVSKVE; this is encoded by the coding sequence ATGAAAGATAAAATCGTACTCATTACAGGAGCAACAGGCGGTATTGGAAAAGCAGCGGCAATGGAATTAGCCAAGAAGCAATTTACAGTCATTATACACGGTCGGAACAAAGCGAAAACCCAACAGGTTTGCGAAGAAATCCGGATGATCACCGGAAATAGTAAAGTGGATTACCTGGTTGCAGATTTGTTCCTGATTGCGGAAACAAAGCAACTGATCCGGGAATTCAAAGAGAAATACGAACGTTTGGATGTCCTGATTAACAATGCAGGCGGCCTGATGAGCAATGAACGGGAAAATACGGCAGAAGGAATTGAAAAAACGATAGCTGTAAACCTGTTTGCACCGTTCCTGCTGATGAACGGATTATCGAATCTGTTAAAAGCGAGCCCGGAAGCGCGAATTATCAATGTTTCATCCAATTCGCACAAACTGAATGCGAAACCCGATTTTACGGATCTGCAATTGGTGAATGGCTATAATCCGCTCAGAAGCTACGGAAACTCTAAATTGTTCCTCATCTGGATCAGTCAGTACCTGGCGAAAGAGTTAAAAGAACAGGGAATCGGGCATGTTACCGTAAATACCTTACATCCAGGAGCAGTCGCAACCGGTTTTGGAACCAACAGCAATTTAGGCCCTTTTATGAATACGCTGGCAAAATGGATGCGGCCGTTTTTTCGCACACCTGAGAAAGGAGCGGATACGATTGTTTATCTGGCAACATCGGAAGAAGCCCAAAAAGTAAGCGGTAAATACTTTGTCAATAGAAAACAAGCCAGAGTGACGGAGAAATATTATACCACTGCTAACGAAAAATTGGTCTGGGATTATTGTGAGAAGGAAGTAAGTAAGGTTGAATGA
- a CDS encoding T9SS type A sorting domain-containing protein — protein MTKLLLIGTSLFIISFTTLFAQWTTVCGTGNGFVDNFEVFNSELYATGFFTNLCGTTNNHIVKWDGSAWQPVGTGYPNAGHQLKYLGNHLYFVGYEPTTTDSNWVYQYGGTDFFPVGEGVYLTNAVSGGSQTANLYALEEYNGNIIACGEFNRVGNKAISGIMQWNGSAWDSLGSGLSGNIAGTAPVMYPHDLCHLGTDLIVAGNFQKAGGITVNGIARWDGTQWHNLGAGFNGTVYGICVFNGELYAGGDFTLSGSTPLKCIAKWNGTSWVDPGFRVYYNNSGYYSFVHTLKVFNSKLYIAGGFDRVVEGTTVHLGQAICAFNGTTVDTLSGGIPNKEVEAIAWFDGDLYAGGGMNNSNSYIAKYDGTASVTEWNDPISWTISPNPVENFITISGNLTNGPVSILTLDGKFVKSFPAEKATTEIDLSTLPSGIYLVQIGNQQRKIIKK, from the coding sequence ATGACAAAATTGCTACTTATCGGAACATCCCTATTTATAATCAGTTTCACAACACTTTTTGCGCAGTGGACAACCGTTTGCGGAACCGGAAATGGTTTTGTAGACAACTTCGAAGTCTTTAACAGTGAACTCTATGCAACCGGTTTCTTCACCAATCTTTGCGGAACGACGAATAATCACATTGTAAAATGGGATGGAAGCGCCTGGCAGCCGGTCGGAACAGGATATCCGAATGCCGGACACCAATTGAAATATTTGGGAAACCACTTGTATTTTGTCGGGTATGAACCTACAACTACTGATTCCAATTGGGTGTATCAATATGGCGGAACGGACTTTTTCCCGGTTGGAGAAGGTGTTTACCTGACGAATGCCGTTTCGGGAGGTTCTCAAACAGCCAATTTATATGCTTTAGAAGAATACAACGGGAATATCATTGCCTGCGGGGAATTCAACCGGGTTGGAAATAAAGCCATTTCAGGAATCATGCAGTGGAACGGTTCTGCCTGGGATTCCCTTGGAAGTGGTTTGAGCGGGAATATTGCAGGAACTGCTCCGGTGATGTACCCGCATGACCTGTGTCACCTGGGAACAGACTTGATTGTAGCCGGTAATTTTCAGAAAGCAGGAGGAATTACCGTAAATGGAATTGCCCGCTGGGACGGAACACAATGGCACAATCTCGGGGCAGGATTCAACGGAACGGTATACGGAATTTGCGTTTTTAATGGCGAATTGTATGCAGGGGGAGATTTTACACTGAGTGGTTCTACCCCTTTGAAATGCATCGCAAAGTGGAACGGAACGAGTTGGGTAGATCCCGGTTTCAGAGTGTATTACAACAATTCCGGGTATTATTCCTTTGTGCATACCTTGAAAGTCTTCAATTCCAAATTGTACATTGCCGGTGGATTTGACCGGGTAGTGGAAGGAACGACCGTTCATTTGGGACAAGCCATTTGCGCGTTTAACGGAACAACAGTCGATACATTAAGCGGTGGAATTCCGAATAAAGAAGTAGAAGCAATTGCCTGGTTCGACGGAGATTTGTATGCCGGTGGCGGAATGAATAATTCAAACAGTTACATTGCCAAATACGATGGAACAGCTTCCGTTACCGAATGGAATGACCCAATTTCATGGACAATCTCCCCGAATCCGGTGGAAAATTTCATCACCATTTCCGGGAATTTAACAAATGGACCGGTCTCCATCCTGACCCTGGACGGGAAATTCGTGAAATCGTTTCCGGCAGAAAAAGCCACAACGGAAATAGACCTTTCTACGCTCCCTTCCGGAATTTATCTGGTACAAATCGGGAACCAGCAAAGGAAGATCATAAAGAAGTGA
- a CDS encoding methylated-DNA--[protein]-cysteine S-methyltransferase encodes MIYLQYFQTPYGELVLGESGGELCLCDWKYRKMRDQIDTRIQNGLQAEFKLEETDLLNETKSQLNEYFSKERFTFDLPLLLVGSDFQKSVWEKLQTIPYGKTTSYLELSRILGDEKAIRAVATANGANAISIIVPCHRVIGSDGSLTGYAGGLNAKQKLLQLEGMNFGEQLELF; translated from the coding sequence ATGATTTATCTGCAATACTTTCAAACTCCTTACGGGGAATTGGTTCTCGGGGAATCCGGCGGGGAATTGTGTTTGTGCGACTGGAAATACCGCAAGATGCGCGATCAGATTGACACCCGCATTCAGAATGGTTTGCAGGCAGAATTCAAACTGGAAGAAACCGATTTGCTGAATGAAACGAAATCGCAGCTGAATGAATACTTTTCCAAAGAAAGATTCACGTTCGACCTCCCTCTTTTACTGGTGGGAAGTGATTTCCAGAAATCCGTTTGGGAAAAATTACAGACAATCCCTTACGGAAAGACAACCAGCTACCTGGAATTGTCGCGCATATTGGGCGATGAGAAAGCCATCCGGGCAGTAGCAACTGCAAACGGGGCCAATGCCATTTCGATCATTGTCCCCTGTCACCGTGTCATAGGAAGCGATGGAAGCCTGACAGGCTATGCCGGTGGCCTGAATGCCAAGCAAAAACTCCTGCAGCTGGAAGGAATGAATTTCGGGGAGCAATTGGAGTTGTTTTAA